Below is a window of Rodentibacter sp. JRC1 DNA.
TTTTGATTAATTTCTTCCGAATGTTGGGTTGAAAGCACCACCGCATCCACACCGACAATTTTATTGTCTTCGTATTTTAATGTTACCTGACTTTTCGCATCAGGACGCAACCACGCCAATTTACCGCTTTTACGCACTTCCGCTTGTTTTTGCATTAAACGATGAGCATAGGTAATGGCAGCCGGCATTAATACATCGGTTTCATTGGTTGCGTAACCAAACATAATACCTTGGTCACCCGCACCTTGATCGAGCGGATTGTCACGATCCACACCTTGATTAATATCCGCAGACTGTTTGCCGATAGCATTTAACACGGCACAAGAATGTCCATCAAAGCCCATATCGGAATGTTCATAACCAATATCGCAAATCACTTTACGGGTTAAATTTTCAATATCCACCCAAGCCGATGTGGTGATTTCACCGCCCACCAAAGCCATACCGGTTTTCACATAAGTTTCACAGGCAACACGGGCTTTAGGATCTTGTTTTAGGATTTCATCAAGTACCGCATCGGAAATTTGATCGGCAATTTTATCCGGATGTCCTTCTGACACGGATTCTGAAGTAAATAAATAGCTTGACATAAATTCTCTCTTTCCATTTAGATGTATTGACGTATAGACGGCTATAATACGTATTTTCGCTCAATATGCAAGCACTATTATGAGGTAGTGTTTAACCAATTTTTTAAAATTTGCTCGCCATATTCCGACATATAAGATTCCGGGTGAAACTGCACGCCATAAATCGGCAAATATTTATGCTGCATTGCCATTACCACATTTTCATCACAAACGGCGGTAATTTCTAACACTTTGGGAAAATCTTCCGCTTGCACCGCCCAAGAATGGTATAACCCGATTTCAAATTGCATCGGCAATCCCAAAAATAGCGAAGAATTTGACCGCACTTTTAAACAATGTTTTTGTCCGTGACGAACTCCAGCCAAGTTATAAAGTGTGCCGCCGAAAAATTCACACAAGGTTTGATGCCCTAAACAAACACCGAGAATGGATTTTTGCCGATGATATTTTTCCAACATAGTAAATAATTGCGGATAAGCTCTTGGTACATCCGGGCCGGGAGAAATTAAAATATGCGTGAAAAATTCAGGCGTGCTTGCTTGCAAATCTTCAACATTCAACACCTCAAAAAGCACTTGAAGACGGCGAATAAGATCCACTAAATTGAAAGTAAAAGAATCGTGATTATTAATAATGAGTAATTTCATAACCGCTTGGCTTTCGTTATAATCGGGCAATTTTACGCTATAGTGAATTAAATTCAAATGGATATAACGTCGCGGCCGAAGACAATACAAACCGTACAACAAAGCAAAGCCACGCAATAAACATTTTTAAATTTAATCCACTATCAATTAGAAATAACACAATGCAACATTTTATTGAAAAAGCCAACCGCTACGGCGCACAACGCACACCTTTTTTCTTTTTGATTGATTTTGAACGGGAAAAACCACGCATTTTTCCTTTAGAAAAAGCCGCCTCACAAGGGATTTTTTTCAATATCTTAGGCAACACGAATACGGCGGAACAAAAAAACTTTCCGCAAAAATTTATTCATATCGACAAAAAACCGATTTCACTTGCAGATTATCAACAGGGATTTGAACTTGTTCAACAAGCATTGCAACAAGGTAATTCCTATTTATTAAACCTAACCTACCCGACTGAAATTTCAGGTAATTTCACGCTTGAGCGACTTTTTTATCAAACCCATGCGCCTTATAAATTATGGCTGAAAAATCAATTCGTATGCTTTTCTCCCGAATGCTTCGTGCATATTCACGCCAATAAAATTGCCACTTATCCAATGAAAGGGACAATTAACGCACGCTTACCCAATGCGGAAAATAGGTTATTGAATGATGAAAAGGAGAAACGTGAACATTACACGATTGTCGATCTAATGCGTAATGATCTCGCTATGGTGGCGAAAAACATTCAGGTAACAAAGTTTCGCTATGTGGATCGCATTCAAACACAAAAAAATACAATATTACAAACCAGTTCCGAGATCTACGGTGAATTAGAAGACAACTGGCAAGAAAAAGTGGGAGATATACTGGCGATATTATTACCGGCTGGCTCTATCAGCGGTGCGCCGAAAGAAAAAACCGTGCAAATTATTCAACAAGCGGAAAAGCAAGCACGTGGTTATTACACCGGCGTTTTTGGTCTTTTTGATGGAAAAACCCTACAAAGTGCGGTTGCAATTCGATTTATTTCTCAACGCAATGATAAATTTTATTTTCACAGTGGCGGCGGTATTACTATCCATAGCCGTTTAGAAGAGGAATATCAAGAGTTGCTCGAAAAAGTCTATTTACCTATTAAGGAAAATTAATGTTTCCGTTATTTGAAACCTTAGCCATCGAAAACGGCAAAATTCAAAATATCGACTACCACCAAACACGTTATGAACGCAGCCTACACCAATTTTATGGCAAAAGTGCGGTCAATATTTTTCCACTTTTTGATTTAATCCAACCGCCCGAACATTTGCGAAATAAACTGATACGTTGCCGTATTGATTACAATGACAAAGCCACCGTCGTTCAATATTTTGAATACGCACGAAAAATCTACCGCACTTTCCAACCCGTAATTTGTGATGAAATTGAATATGGCTTGAAATACGCTAATCGAGACTTACTCAATACACTATTTGCGCAACGAGGAGATTGTGATGAGATTATGATTATCAAAAACGGAAAAGTGACGGACTGTTCTATCGGAAATTTAGTTTTCCGCCAAAGTAATCAATGGTTTACACCTGATACTCCTTTATTACAAGGTACTCAGCGAGAAAAATTACTTCGTGAAGGAAAAATTCAACAAGCCACAATTTATGTGCGGGATATTAAAAAATTTGATGAAATCAGGCTGATTAACGCAATGAATGGTTTATAAAAATAATCCTATCACAAACCATCGTGGGGTGAGCAACCGATTGCCCACCGATGATTATAATCACCCCTTATAGGGTGACGTTAGGCGAAGCCGTAACGCACCATTAACAAGGTTTGGTGTAATGATGAAATGATACTTTACACAAAGCTCAACGCATCCTACCCAAATAAATATCGGATATAAAATTCTCTTTGTGCGGCTGATACATAATAATGTTTAATTCGCTGTGATAAACCAACAATTATGAATTTGCTTATTACGTTCAAAATCTAATGGCAAGGTTTTGTGAGAAATTTCAACCGCACTTAACCCCAATTCTTCCAATGCGGCAAAATCCATTTTGAATCCCCGTTTATTGTTGGAGAACACAATCGTTCCGTCTGTACGCAAAATACGTTTTAAATTACGCATTAGTTTGATGTGATCTCGTTGCACATCCCAGCTTTCTTCCATTCGTTTAGAATTGGAAAAGGTGGGCGGATCAACAAAAATTAAATCAAACTGACGATCACACTTTTCCAACCATTGCAAACAATCCGCTTGAATCAATTTATGTGCTTTACCTTCCACATCATTCAAAATAAGATTTTGTTCCGCCCAATTGAGATAGGTTTTCGACATATCAACCGTTGTGGTTGATTTCGCCCCGCCTAATGCTGCGTGAACGGTCGCCGAACCGGTGTAAGCAAACAGATTTAAAAAATCCTTACCTTTCGCTAACTCACCTACCATTTTTCTGGTGAGCCTGTGATCCAAAAATAATCCCGTATCTAAATAATCCGTCAGATTCACCCAAAGCTGTGCGCCATATTCATTCACATAGAAATACTCCCCTTTATTAGCGAGTTTTTCATATTGATTCGTGCCTTTTTGTTTTTGGCGAACTTTTAAAATTAATTTATTCGTCTCCACATTCGTTACCTGCAATGTGGCGGTAACGGCATCCAATAAACGCTGACGGGCTTTATTTTCATCAATATTTTTCGGCGCAGCATATTCTTGCACGACAATATGATCACCATAACGATCCACCGCCAAATTATATTCCGGCAAATCGGCATCATACAAACGGTAAGCATCTAAACCTTGCTGCTTCGCCCATTTTTCGATTTTCTTGATATTTTTCTGTAAACGATTGGCAAAATCCACTGCAACATCTAAAGTGCGGTTAAATTCAAGGGCATTTTCGACCGCACTTTCCTCTTTCTGACGTGCTGAAATTTGATAATTTTTCTGAACACAATCAAGCGGACCATTTTTCGCCTTGAACTGGCGGGCCGCACGCATTCGTAAGCAATCAAGCAATGTGGATTCGCTGCTGAAAATAGAGGCGTTCCAACCACCGAACTGTTTTTTCAAACGTTGCCCAAAAATAGAGTAAAGGGCAATCAATGCAGGTGTTGTGCCTAAACGTTCGCCATAAGGCGGATTACAAATCACCGTTCCCACTTCATTCGGAGCTGGGT
It encodes the following:
- the metK gene encoding methionine adenosyltransferase, whose translation is MSSYLFTSESVSEGHPDKIADQISDAVLDEILKQDPKARVACETYVKTGMALVGGEITTSAWVDIENLTRKVICDIGYEHSDMGFDGHSCAVLNAIGKQSADINQGVDRDNPLDQGAGDQGIMFGYATNETDVLMPAAITYAHRLMQKQAEVRKSGKLAWLRPDAKSQVTLKYEDNKIVGVDAVVLSTQHSEEINQKDLHEGVMEEIIKPILPSEWLSKETKYFINPTGRFVIGGPMGDCGLTGRKIIVDTYGGAARHGGGAFSGKDPSKVDRSAAYAARYVAKNIVAAGLADRCEIQLSYAIGVAEPTSIMVETFGTGKVSNELLVALVREFFDLRPYGLIKMLNLIQPIYRETAAYGHFGREQFPWEKVDRAEELRAAAGLK
- a CDS encoding anthranilate synthase component II; amino-acid sequence: MKLLIINNHDSFTFNLVDLIRRLQVLFEVLNVEDLQASTPEFFTHILISPGPDVPRAYPQLFTMLEKYHRQKSILGVCLGHQTLCEFFGGTLYNLAGVRHGQKHCLKVRSNSSLFLGLPMQFEIGLYHSWAVQAEDFPKVLEITAVCDENVVMAMQHKYLPIYGVQFHPESYMSEYGEQILKNWLNTTS
- a CDS encoding aminodeoxychorismate synthase component I — its product is MQHFIEKANRYGAQRTPFFFLIDFEREKPRIFPLEKAASQGIFFNILGNTNTAEQKNFPQKFIHIDKKPISLADYQQGFELVQQALQQGNSYLLNLTYPTEISGNFTLERLFYQTHAPYKLWLKNQFVCFSPECFVHIHANKIATYPMKGTINARLPNAENRLLNDEKEKREHYTIVDLMRNDLAMVAKNIQVTKFRYVDRIQTQKNTILQTSSEIYGELEDNWQEKVGDILAILLPAGSISGAPKEKTVQIIQQAEKQARGYYTGVFGLFDGKTLQSAVAIRFISQRNDKFYFHSGGGITIHSRLEEEYQELLEKVYLPIKEN
- a CDS encoding aminotransferase class IV family protein codes for the protein MFPLFETLAIENGKIQNIDYHQTRYERSLHQFYGKSAVNIFPLFDLIQPPEHLRNKLIRCRIDYNDKATVVQYFEYARKIYRTFQPVICDEIEYGLKYANRDLLNTLFAQRGDCDEIMIIKNGKVTDCSIGNLVFRQSNQWFTPDTPLLQGTQREKLLREGKIQQATIYVRDIKKFDEIRLINAMNGL
- the rlmKL gene encoding bifunctional 23S rRNA (guanine(2069)-N(7))-methyltransferase RlmK/23S rRNA (guanine(2445)-N(2))-methyltransferase RlmL translates to MKQLFATTSRGFEELLKVELTELGAQDAKVVQGGVHFHADDETLYRTLLWSRLASRILLPLIETKIYSDLDLYAAVSGFNWLAQFDERVTFFVDFNGTNQEIRHTQFGAMRVKDGIVDYFERQGKARPSVDKMQPDVRIHAYLNREELVISLDLSGEALHMRGYREDTGQAPLRETLAAAIVLRSEWKQGTPLVDPMCGSGTLLIEAAQMEAKIAPQLYRLHWGFDFWKGHNQAAWEKVKEEAISTAKEKQREIQPHFYGFDLEHRVLKKAQRNAQNAGVAHLIKWQQGDVAALENPAPNEVGTVICNPPYGERLGTTPALIALYSIFGQRLKKQFGGWNASIFSSESTLLDCLRMRAARQFKAKNGPLDCVQKNYQISARQKEESAVENALEFNRTLDVAVDFANRLQKNIKKIEKWAKQQGLDAYRLYDADLPEYNLAVDRYGDHIVVQEYAAPKNIDENKARQRLLDAVTATLQVTNVETNKLILKVRQKQKGTNQYEKLANKGEYFYVNEYGAQLWVNLTDYLDTGLFLDHRLTRKMVGELAKGKDFLNLFAYTGSATVHAALGGAKSTTTVDMSKTYLNWAEQNLILNDVEGKAHKLIQADCLQWLEKCDRQFDLIFVDPPTFSNSKRMEESWDVQRDHIKLMRNLKRILRTDGTIVFSNNKRGFKMDFAALEELGLSAVEISHKTLPLDFERNKQIHNCWFITAN